In Salvelinus namaycush isolate Seneca chromosome 36, SaNama_1.0, whole genome shotgun sequence, one DNA window encodes the following:
- the sst5 gene encoding somatostatin-1: protein MLCSQLQVLLVALSASVFLARVSAAPHRDMLAELLRADTSKGNEDLSRTLLLKIMSDLMSTAVGENEVLPDLEEALGVREEVVRQLPLSHRERKAGCRNFFWKTFTSC from the exons ATGCTGTGCTCCCAGCTGCAGGTGTTACTGGTGGCTCTATCTGCCTCAGTGTTCCTGGCGAGGGTCAGCGCCGCTCCACACAGAGACATGCTAGCTGAACTACTGAGGGCAGATACATCCAAGGGCAACGAG GATCTCTCCCGCACCCTCCTGCTGAAGATAATGTCGGACCTGATGAGCACAGCCGTGGGGGAGAACGAGGTACTACCGGACCTGGAGGAGGCACTCGGGGTGAGGGAGGAAGTGGTGCGCCAGCTACCCCTCTCCCATCGGGAACGCAAGGCTGGATGCCGGAACTTCTTTTGGAAGACATTCACATCGTGTTAA